The DNA window GACCTTGCAAGGCGAAGGTTACTTTACCGGCGTTCCCGCCATTTTTATTCGCCTACAGGGATGCCCGGTTGGTTGCGCCTGGTGCGATACCAAACATACCTGGGATAAGCTTGCCGATCGGGAAGTGTCGCTGTTTAGCATTCTGGCGAAAACCAAAGAGAGTGATAAATGGGGCCCGGCAAGCGGCGAAGATCTGCTGGCTATCATCGGGCGTCAGGGCTGGACTGCTCGCCACGTGGTGATTACCGGTGGCGAGCCCTGTATCCATGATTTAACGCCGTTGACCTCTCTGCTGGAGCAAAACGGATTTAGCTGCCAGATAGAAACCAGCGGCACTCACGAGGTACGCTGTACGCCTCATACCTGGGTGACGGTATCGCCAAAAGTGAATATGCGCGGCGGCTATGACGTACTTTCTCAGGCCCTACAGCGGGCTGATGAAATTAAACATCCGGTTGGGCGCGTGCGCGATATTGAAGCGCTGGATGAACTACTGGAAACGCTGGCTGACGAGAAACCGCGTGTTATTGCGCTGCAGCCTATTAGTCAGAAGGATGACGCGACGCGGCTGTGTATTGAGACCTGCATCGCCCGCAACTGGCGTCTCTCTATGCAGACGCATAAATATCTGAATATTGCCTGAATATTTCACCGGGCGGGCAATCGCCGCCCGGCGTATCCGCTATGCGTTTGACCAGCTTTGAATGGCGTCAACGTCATCCAGGTTTCCGTGAATCACCTGATACGATTTTTTCAAAATCACATCAGTATGCTGTGTTAATTCCCTGAAAATTCCTTTATTTAGCGCCTCATAACGACTGGCGTTTTGTTCAACTGGTATAAACTCATCTTTTACCCGGACCATATTTTCTATGGCCGCCTCGTAGGAAGGATACAGGCCTAATCCTACCGCGGTGTTAATGGCGGCGCCGAGGCTGGCGCAGCCGTTAATGGCGTTGCGTCTGGCGGGAAGGTTGAACACATCGGCAAAGATTTGCATAAACAGGTCGCTGTTCGAACCACCGCCGGTAATGATGATATGTTTAGCGAAGTGATTCATTTCATTGCACATGTTGTCGTAGTTATTCTTCAACGTCAGCGCAACGCTCTCCAGAATCGAGCGATAAATCCACGCATAGTCCATGCTGGAGTCAAAGCCGATCATAATGCCGCGTTTGTAAGGCTCCCATGGGTTAGTCAGCCAGTCCAGCACGGTCATCAGGCCGTTACAGCCCGGAGGGACGACTGAGGCTTTTTTATTGAGCAGATCCTCCGGCGAAAGTCCCTGCGCTTTGGCATCCTGAATCAAGGATTCGCCCAGCATGTCCCGCAGCCAGCTGACCGTCCACATTCCCTTACGAATGCCGTAGCCTTCATACAGCAGCGTTTCAGGAATAGAGGACATAATTGGCCAATACGCCACGGGATCCTTCGGCAATTGCTTACCATTCATCATCAGAGCGATATAGGTACCTAATGAGATCACTGCTGTTTCATCATCCAGCAACCCTGCGCCAAGCGCTTCGACCGGCTTATCGCTGGTGGTGCAGACAACGGGCAATCCTGCCGGGAAGCCGGTGGCAAGAGCGGCCTGTTCAGTAAGATGACCTAAGATTGTCCCCGGCATCTGTACGTCAAAGAGCATGTGGCGAGGGATGTTAAATTTCTTCATTACCTCGTCATCGTCGCTCCACGACCAGGTTTTATAATCCACCGGCCATTGACCAAAGTAGTTGGCGATATTGTCTTTGAACTCGCCGGTTAAGCGGTGCGACAGATAGCCCGAAAATGAGGTGACCCAGGCCACATCAGGATTGGTATGTTCATAAGGCCGGGTGACGCGGGCATCCTGCCAGCTGATTAGCGGTTCTGCAGGCGTGCCGTCAGCTTTGAGTAACGCGCGACAGCAGCGGATGGAGCCCAGGCCGATACCGACAATATCCTCTTTATGGCCCGCAAACTGACTCATCAGATCTTTTCCGGCGAAGCATAAAGAGGTCCATAAATCATCGTCGGGATGTTCTGCGGTATCGGCATCCGGGGTATGCATTGGCTGTAGCAGGCCTTTTCCTTCACAGACCACGTTCCCTTGCAAGTCGTACATCACGACTTTGGTGCTCTGGCTCCCGCCATCGATTCCAATGATGTATTTCTTTGACATTATTATTCTCCTTTAAATTTTCACCATCACTCGCCGGTTGTTTCAGCGGCCAGCGATGTCTCGTTTTCTGGTGTGGCGTCGGCGCTGCGTATTTTCCTGAACAGCAGAAAGGTAAAGAGGATCACCATGCACAGCGCGGCTAATCCCATCAGCCACATATTGCGATAGGCTTCTTCGGCAGGAAGGGTGTCCTGCCAGTGGCCGACAATCGGATAGACAAAAACGTCGGGCAGGAAGCCGATCACCGAGCAGATCCCGACGGTGGTTCCCATGATGTAGCTGGGCGTTCTGGCTTCGCCGGGGCAAGCCCAGTAGAGCCCGCGAGAGGCGTAGCAGGTAAAACCCAGCAGCAGAATCAGACCAATACCCATGGCAACGGATTGCGGGTTTGAGTTGGTTGCCAGCAGCGCGATGAGCGCCAGCACCCCAACGATCGACAGCAGTTGAATAACGCGGGTTGGCGATTTTACCTTGCTATAAGTCGTGATAATGCCCCCCAGCGGGCCGCAGATAGCACGGAAGATTTTGTTGATCACGATCCCCATATAGCTCGCGGCCACCAGCGACATGCCGTACATTTCGGTCAAGTAGTTGGTGGAGTAGCTGAGGATCGCGTAGATAGTAAAGACGCCAAAGATCACCATGCTGCAGTACCAGGTGGTGCTGATGCGCAGAACGGCGAGAATATCGCTTAACTGGAACGATTTTTTCTCCTCTTTCGCGGCGTTGCTGTGCTGAGGGGCATCGCTAACAAAGAACCAGCATAGTATTCCCAACAGGATATAAACCACGCTGTAGATAATGATTACCGTCTTCAGGCTGTTGCTGTCATCGGGTTCGAAACGGGAAAATGCCCACATGGTAAATACCGCCAGCGACATCACGCCCACGCCGCGCAGTCCCTCCATCCAGCCCATGATTTTTCCCTGCTCGCTATGGTCGCCAAGCAGAGAAGCGGCTTTAATTGACACCGACCACAGCATCAGAATCGTGGTGATAGCAAAGGCGACCTGAATACAAAGCATGACCCACAGTGGTGGGTAGGTAGCCATTAATAAACCAAGCAGGCCGGTAATAATCATTGCCGAGGTAATCATTTTACGATGGGAAAATTTATCGGCAATAACTCCGCTGGGGGCGTAAAGAATAATTGCGGCGATACCAAATGTGCTCATAATTAAGCCGATTTCGGTATTGCTGAATCCCATAAATTTGGCCATTGGGATCTGATAAATATATCTCAAATAGGCAAGGTCAAAGCTGACGCCGCCGCTAAAGCTAATAATGGCAAGCGTTATCCAACGGCGATATGAGGTTTGTTGCATATCGTAATCTCATTTTAATATACCCTTCATACTTCAAGTTGCTGATGCGTTGGCTGCGTTCACTCACCCGAATCATTTACTACAGTAAGCTCATCGGGATTCATTAACTTGCCGCCTTTCTGTAACTCGAATTATTCTGGGTATAGACGAAAAAAAGAGAAAAGTAAACCGCCTTGTTCAGGTGGATTACTTTTCTCAGGTCTCTAGTAATTATTATTAGAAATAACATGCTGGCGTGGGTTTTAGTGTGAGAGTAATCACGATTCGTAGTTTTATGCTTAATCGTGATACGAAATATTCATCTGTGATTACGATCACATTAGAAGTCTGAGCGTTGTGCTAAAAATTTACCCCAGTTACCAGAGATAATGAGAAAGGTGACTTCCCTCTAGCGGGGGAAGTTGCCTTTCTTTTTTTTTGCCTAAAAGAATTTGGAGCCAAACTATGTCGATCGAATCTCTTAATGCATTCTCAATGGATTTCTTCTCTCTGAAAGGTAAAACGGCGATTGTCACCGGCGGCAACAGCGGGTTGGGTCAGGCCTTTGCCATGGCGCTGGCGAAAGCCGGGGCAAACCTGTTTATCCCAAGCTTTGTTAAAGATAACGGTGAAACGAAAGAAATAATTGAAAAACAAGGTGTTGAAGTTGAGTTCATGCAGGTGGATATCACCGCGAAAGGCGCGCCTGAGAAGATTATCGCCGCCTGCTGCGAGCGCTTTGGCACGGTCGATATTCTGGTCAACAACGCCGGGATTTGTAAGCTGAATAAGGTGCTGGACTTCGGTCGTGCGGACTGGGATCCGATGATTGATGTTAACTTGACGGCGGCTTTTGAACTGAGCTATGAAGCGGCAAAAATAATGATTCCGCAAAATAGCGGGAAAATTATTAACATTTGCTCTTTATTCTCTTATCTTGGCGGCCAATGGTCACCGGCTTATTCTGCAACAAAACATGCGCTTGCCGGTTTCACTAAGGCATATTGCGATGAGTTAGGGCAATATAACATTCAGGTTAACGGCATCGCCCCTGGTTATTATGCAACCGATATTACATTAGCTACCCGCAGTAATCCTGAAACTAACCAGCGTGTGCTGGATCATATTCCAGCAAATCGTTGGGGGGATACTCAGGATTTAATGGGAGCAGCCGTATTCTTAGCCAGTCAGGCATCAAATTACGTTAATGGTCATTTGTTAGTTGTCGATGGCGGTTATCTGGTGCGTTAATTTGTAACCGGTGGTTTCTGTTTTTATTTATTATATTACACAATATCATTCAAGATGCATCGAGGTGGCAAGGGAATTAAATCCCCAGGAGCATAGATGACTATGTTATTGGGGGTTATGACAAATCCGCCGGGAGCGGATTTGAACGCTGCTTGCAGCGGCCCCGTAAGGGGTGAGGTCCATGGATGGACCGAATAATTCGCAGCCAACAAAGAGGCAGTTTGAAAGGTGACGTGTATATTCCGAATTAATTATCAGGAAGGAATTACTATGTCTCTATCCCGTGAAGCGATTGTTGACCAATTAAAAGAAATTGTTGGCTCCGATCGCGTAATTACTGATGAAACCGTTTTAAAGCGAAATAGTATTGACCGTTTTCGTAAATATGCGGACATCCATGGCGTCTTTACGCTGCCGCTGCCTGCTGCGGTCGTTAAGTTAGGTTCGACCGAACAGGTTTCTAACGTGCTGGCGTTTATGAACCAGCATAAGATCAACGGGGTTCCGCGTACCGGCGCATCCGCGACCGA is part of the Klebsiella huaxiensis genome and encodes:
- the queE gene encoding 7-carboxy-7-deazaguanine synthase QueE; the encoded protein is MQYPINEMFQTLQGEGYFTGVPAIFIRLQGCPVGCAWCDTKHTWDKLADREVSLFSILAKTKESDKWGPASGEDLLAIIGRQGWTARHVVITGGEPCIHDLTPLTSLLEQNGFSCQIETSGTHEVRCTPHTWVTVSPKVNMRGGYDVLSQALQRADEIKHPVGRVRDIEALDELLETLADEKPRVIALQPISQKDDATRLCIETCIARNWRLSMQTHKYLNIA
- a CDS encoding FGGY-family carbohydrate kinase, giving the protein MSKKYIIGIDGGSQSTKVVMYDLQGNVVCEGKGLLQPMHTPDADTAEHPDDDLWTSLCFAGKDLMSQFAGHKEDIVGIGLGSIRCCRALLKADGTPAEPLISWQDARVTRPYEHTNPDVAWVTSFSGYLSHRLTGEFKDNIANYFGQWPVDYKTWSWSDDDEVMKKFNIPRHMLFDVQMPGTILGHLTEQAALATGFPAGLPVVCTTSDKPVEALGAGLLDDETAVISLGTYIALMMNGKQLPKDPVAYWPIMSSIPETLLYEGYGIRKGMWTVSWLRDMLGESLIQDAKAQGLSPEDLLNKKASVVPPGCNGLMTVLDWLTNPWEPYKRGIMIGFDSSMDYAWIYRSILESVALTLKNNYDNMCNEMNHFAKHIIITGGGSNSDLFMQIFADVFNLPARRNAINGCASLGAAINTAVGLGLYPSYEAAIENMVRVKDEFIPVEQNASRYEALNKGIFRELTQHTDVILKKSYQVIHGNLDDVDAIQSWSNA
- a CDS encoding MFS transporter, producing the protein MQQTSYRRWITLAIISFSGGVSFDLAYLRYIYQIPMAKFMGFSNTEIGLIMSTFGIAAIILYAPSGVIADKFSHRKMITSAMIITGLLGLLMATYPPLWVMLCIQVAFAITTILMLWSVSIKAASLLGDHSEQGKIMGWMEGLRGVGVMSLAVFTMWAFSRFEPDDSNSLKTVIIIYSVVYILLGILCWFFVSDAPQHSNAAKEEKKSFQLSDILAVLRISTTWYCSMVIFGVFTIYAILSYSTNYLTEMYGMSLVAASYMGIVINKIFRAICGPLGGIITTYSKVKSPTRVIQLLSIVGVLALIALLATNSNPQSVAMGIGLILLLGFTCYASRGLYWACPGEARTPSYIMGTTVGICSVIGFLPDVFVYPIVGHWQDTLPAEEAYRNMWLMGLAALCMVILFTFLLFRKIRSADATPENETSLAAETTGE
- a CDS encoding SDR family oxidoreductase, with product MSIESLNAFSMDFFSLKGKTAIVTGGNSGLGQAFAMALAKAGANLFIPSFVKDNGETKEIIEKQGVEVEFMQVDITAKGAPEKIIAACCERFGTVDILVNNAGICKLNKVLDFGRADWDPMIDVNLTAAFELSYEAAKIMIPQNSGKIINICSLFSYLGGQWSPAYSATKHALAGFTKAYCDELGQYNIQVNGIAPGYYATDITLATRSNPETNQRVLDHIPANRWGDTQDLMGAAVFLASQASNYVNGHLLVVDGGYLVR